A stretch of the Actinomyces qiguomingii genome encodes the following:
- a CDS encoding alpha-amylase family glycosyl hydrolase, with protein MTCLNHTRYLAQPHHDTGPAYLLGARHPGARLTARLWVPSSWQPERIVLRQVIDGEPDLSSARPVASSEAGTWWEATIRLVNPVNHYRFLLLTPAAGHPYMWFHAAGLSDHDVPDATDFRVLAADDAPDWVLDAVCYQIFPDRFAARIPPRERIAPAWAQSHHWLDEPPVAGDPSAAAWYGGDLDGITDHLSYLQGLGVNTVYLTPVFPAGSVHRYDSTSFDHVDALLGGDAALARLSEALHRRGMRLLLDLTTNHTGVRHDWFRRAVSDAESAEAGFYSFERHPDRYATWLGVDSMPKLDHRSEAMRDRLLRGMDSVTARWLRPPYSADGWRTDVANMTGRSGMVDLAHQAAADMRATMRQVEAETSRGLWLVAEHGHDASGDLTGTGWHGTMNYHGFTRPLWSWLADPDPADNLSWPGVDNGIPRIPAGPVSRGVRQYAARMPGTCLTHSMNLLGSHDTPRIRTVVGSREAQLVAATALFTAPGVPTVFSGDELGATGRTGEHSRTTMPWSRPPGSAPTDELNDRGAWGPVDRVMLDRYRLLGRLRRELPALRRGGMRWVHAEDDLMVWLRTHPEGDVLVALARAGGTSLDLPLASLPAGAVAAVEAMDGIDITVVGAMDGRLTINATGPGSAIVMLRPGYAPTESARNR; from the coding sequence ATGACATGTCTGAACCACACGCGCTATCTGGCCCAGCCCCATCACGACACCGGCCCCGCCTACCTCCTGGGCGCGCGGCATCCGGGAGCCCGGCTGACCGCACGCTTGTGGGTGCCCTCCTCCTGGCAGCCCGAGCGCATCGTCCTGCGGCAGGTGATTGACGGAGAGCCGGACCTATCCTCGGCCCGGCCGGTGGCCAGTTCCGAAGCCGGCACCTGGTGGGAGGCGACCATCCGGCTCGTCAACCCGGTCAACCACTATCGCTTCTTGCTGCTGACCCCCGCCGCTGGCCACCCCTACATGTGGTTTCACGCCGCAGGCCTGTCCGATCATGACGTCCCCGATGCCACTGACTTTCGCGTCCTGGCCGCTGACGACGCCCCGGACTGGGTTCTTGACGCGGTGTGCTACCAGATCTTCCCGGACCGCTTCGCGGCCCGCATCCCACCCCGGGAGCGCATCGCTCCGGCCTGGGCACAATCGCACCACTGGCTGGATGAGCCGCCCGTCGCCGGTGACCCCAGCGCAGCGGCCTGGTACGGCGGGGACCTGGACGGCATCACCGACCACCTGAGCTATCTGCAGGGATTGGGCGTGAACACCGTCTACCTGACCCCGGTGTTCCCAGCCGGCTCTGTGCATCGCTACGACTCCACCAGTTTCGATCATGTCGATGCCCTGCTCGGAGGCGACGCGGCCCTGGCCCGCCTGTCGGAGGCACTGCACAGGCGCGGCATGCGCCTGCTGCTGGACCTGACCACCAACCACACCGGCGTCCGCCATGACTGGTTCCGCAGGGCGGTGTCCGACGCGGAGTCCGCCGAGGCCGGTTTCTACTCCTTTGAGCGTCACCCCGACCGGTACGCCACCTGGTTGGGAGTGGACTCCATGCCCAAACTCGACCACCGCTCCGAGGCCATGCGCGACCGGTTGCTGCGAGGAATGGATTCGGTGACCGCCCGCTGGCTGCGTCCGCCCTACAGCGCCGACGGCTGGCGCACGGATGTGGCCAATATGACCGGACGCAGCGGCATGGTCGACCTGGCTCATCAGGCCGCGGCAGACATGCGTGCCACCATGCGGCAGGTGGAGGCGGAAACCTCTCGAGGTCTGTGGCTGGTGGCCGAACACGGCCACGACGCCTCCGGCGACCTGACTGGAACGGGCTGGCACGGTACCATGAACTATCACGGCTTCACCCGACCACTGTGGTCCTGGCTGGCCGACCCCGACCCCGCCGATAACCTGAGCTGGCCGGGTGTTGACAACGGCATTCCCCGAATCCCGGCCGGCCCGGTCTCCCGGGGTGTGCGCCAGTATGCCGCCCGCATGCCCGGCACCTGCCTGACCCACTCCATGAACCTGCTGGGCTCGCACGACACGCCGCGTATCCGCACCGTGGTTGGCTCCCGTGAGGCCCAACTGGTGGCCGCCACCGCACTGTTCACGGCTCCCGGCGTGCCAACCGTGTTTTCCGGCGACGAACTCGGCGCCACCGGGCGCACCGGCGAGCACTCCCGCACCACCATGCCCTGGAGCCGTCCGCCGGGCAGCGCGCCCACAGACGAGCTGAATGATCGGGGCGCCTGGGGACCGGTCGACCGCGTCATGCTGGACCGCTACCGGCTGCTGGGGCGGCTCCGGCGCGAACTGCCGGCGCTTCGACGCGGCGGCATGCGTTGGGTGCATGCCGAGGATGACCTAATGGTCTGGCTGCGCACCCACCCGGAGGGAGACGTGCTGGTGGCCCTGGCCCGAGCGGGGGGAACCAGCTTGGATCTGCCGCTGGCTTCGCTTCCCGCCGGGGCGGTCGCTGCCGTGGAGGCGATGGACGGCATCGATATCACCGTCGTCGGCGCAATGGACGGCCGCCTGACCATAAACGCCACCGGCCCTGGCTCGGCGATCGTCATGCTGCGTCCCGGATACGCACCCACGGAGTCAGCCCGTAACCGCTAG
- a CDS encoding LacI family DNA-binding transcriptional regulator: MQQRITLADIAEQAGVSTATVSRVLNGKSNVAEVTRRQVLVALDLLGYERPESLRQASKGLVGLIVPELSNPIFPLYAQEIEQLLAPSGHTPLLCTQTPGGTSEDEYIEMLVDRGVAGIIFVSGRHSDTGGDVTRYQRLRERGVPLVTINGNASTIKVPGFATDDRAAARMAVDHLASLGHTRIGLAIGPGRMVPAQRKRAGYEDGMHSDLPDQSLRIVETLYTYEGGASAAVRLLDQDCTGIICGSDIMALGVISGVRASGKTVPQDVSVIGYDDSPLIPMTNPPLTTVRQPVAAICRAAVTTLMAAIGGEQPADTELLFTPDLIVRGSTAPAPHTLLP, from the coding sequence GTGCAACAGCGCATCACCCTTGCTGACATCGCCGAGCAGGCCGGTGTCTCCACCGCGACCGTCTCCCGGGTCCTGAACGGCAAGTCGAATGTCGCGGAAGTCACTCGCCGTCAGGTGCTGGTCGCCCTGGACCTACTCGGCTACGAGCGCCCCGAATCGCTCCGCCAGGCTTCCAAGGGCCTGGTGGGTCTGATCGTGCCCGAGTTGAGCAACCCGATCTTCCCGTTGTACGCCCAGGAGATTGAGCAGCTGCTGGCACCCAGCGGGCATACTCCGCTGCTTTGCACCCAGACGCCGGGCGGCACCAGTGAGGACGAGTACATCGAGATGCTCGTGGACCGGGGTGTAGCCGGCATTATCTTCGTATCCGGACGCCACTCAGACACCGGTGGAGACGTCACCCGCTACCAGCGGCTGCGGGAACGGGGGGTGCCGCTGGTGACCATCAACGGCAACGCCTCCACCATCAAGGTTCCCGGCTTCGCCACCGATGACCGGGCGGCGGCGCGCATGGCGGTAGATCACCTGGCCAGCCTGGGACACACCCGTATCGGCCTGGCAATAGGCCCCGGACGGATGGTCCCGGCCCAGCGTAAACGAGCCGGCTACGAGGACGGCATGCATAGTGATCTGCCGGACCAGTCGCTGCGTATCGTCGAGACCCTATACACCTATGAGGGCGGTGCCAGCGCCGCCGTTCGGCTGCTGGATCAGGACTGTACGGGCATCATCTGCGGTTCGGACATAATGGCACTGGGGGTCATCTCCGGTGTGCGCGCCTCCGGAAAGACCGTCCCGCAGGACGTGTCCGTGATCGGCTACGACGACTCCCCGCTGATCCCCATGACTAATCCGCCGCTGACCACCGTGCGTCAGCCGGTTGCCGCGATCTGCCGGGCTGCGGTCACCACCCTGATGGCGGCCATAGGCGGCGAGCAGCCGGCCGACACCGAGTTGCTTTTCACCCCCGACCTGATCGTGCGCGGGTCCACGGCCCCCGCTCCGCACACCCTCCTCCCCTGA
- a CDS encoding glycerate kinase: MFPEPGGVPVAGPELGLDAHGVAAQIAVGWAHDRPDDVVTILPLPDGGPGTAQALPEARVASRTALHAAGPLGQIREVDLLRLQHAAPAVMSSARRGVMGATWLLDAARLLALPADREQASLEAQSGTTAGLGQALAAALRLTAPGDMLVVTLASTAVHDGGLGALEALGGLESARALIAGRELVLALADDTPLGGVSGAGQALSEVSTLSGERAQELNLKACAAASRIAELAFANQGGTLPIVGAGAEGASPSSVVSRGTGAGGGAALVLRALGARALPGPRVMARLLDLDGAVAGQDLVVTAAGEVFDVVADCVVAVVGEAAVNSALPTVLIAGRMAAPRGELAAAGVVSAYSLEGTDGNREGGWNAGGAVQLRARLVEMGARLARTWSR, encoded by the coding sequence ATGTTCCCCGAGCCCGGCGGGGTACCAGTGGCTGGGCCTGAGCTGGGGCTTGACGCCCACGGTGTGGCCGCACAGATCGCCGTCGGCTGGGCACACGACAGGCCCGACGACGTCGTGACGATCCTGCCGCTGCCCGACGGCGGGCCCGGCACGGCGCAGGCGCTTCCCGAAGCACGGGTCGCTTCCCGCACCGCCCTGCACGCGGCGGGGCCGCTCGGACAGATCCGGGAGGTGGATCTGCTACGCCTGCAACACGCCGCACCGGCGGTAATGAGCAGCGCGCGCCGGGGCGTTATGGGTGCCACCTGGTTGCTGGACGCGGCCCGACTGCTGGCCCTGCCGGCTGACCGCGAGCAGGCCTCACTCGAGGCCCAATCAGGAACGACGGCGGGACTGGGGCAGGCGCTGGCCGCCGCCCTGCGATTGACGGCGCCCGGCGACATGCTTGTGGTTACCCTGGCGTCAACCGCTGTGCATGACGGCGGGCTCGGGGCGCTGGAAGCACTCGGTGGGCTGGAGTCTGCGCGTGCACTGATTGCCGGTCGCGAGCTGGTACTCGCCCTGGCTGATGACACCCCGTTGGGCGGTGTCTCGGGCGCAGGCCAGGCGCTGAGCGAGGTGAGCACATTGAGTGGGGAGCGAGCCCAGGAGCTGAACCTGAAAGCCTGCGCGGCGGCGTCGCGGATCGCCGAGCTGGCCTTCGCCAATCAAGGCGGAACCCTGCCGATCGTGGGTGCAGGGGCTGAGGGGGCCTCGCCGTCGTCGGTTGTTTCCCGGGGCACCGGTGCAGGCGGGGGAGCGGCCCTGGTGTTGCGCGCACTTGGGGCCCGCGCCCTACCCGGTCCCCGCGTGATGGCCCGGCTGTTGGACCTGGACGGGGCTGTCGCCGGTCAGGATCTGGTGGTAACAGCGGCCGGAGAGGTTTTTGATGTTGTTGCCGACTGCGTGGTCGCGGTGGTTGGCGAGGCAGCCGTTAACTCGGCGCTGCCGACAGTGCTGATTGCGGGGCGTATGGCGGCGCCGCGTGGCGAGCTCGCCGCGGCGGGTGTGGTATCGGCTTATTCGTTGGAGGGAACGGACGGCAACCGGGAGGGCGGTTGGAATGCCGGTGGTGCCGTCCAGCTGCGCGCGCGGCTTGTTGAGATGGGGGCGCGCCTGGCGCGCACATGGTCCCGCTGA
- a CDS encoding M20/M25/M40 family metallo-hydrolase, whose translation MITAQAARTAVRASFERVVADLTDLVAIPSVSATGHDPTQVSRSAEHVAALLRDAGLQARVSSVAGPGGPGRPAVLAHRQGPAGAPRVLLYAHHDVQPVGDPGKWRQADPFTAERRGERLYGRGAADDGAGVITHAHALRLLAELNDGELPCSVTVFIEGEEEVGSPSFENFLGAYREQLDADVIVVADSSNWRVGVPALTTSLRGVVQVDVRLDVLDHALHSGQYGGPVIDAVTAMCRLIATLHDDRGDVAVEGLISHPLAAPGSPEYSESDFRADAGVLDGVALAGTGDLTARLWTKPALAVIGMDVTALPVAGNVLAPSCTARLSLRIAPGQDPAAALAALEAHLRAHIPFGAVLTVSSGEMGPAFDGAADTPAGRAAHWALTEAFGTEAVNIGQGGSIPFIATLKETFPEAQVLVTGIEDPDTRAHSEDESMHLGDLERIVTAEILLLARLGGAVAD comes from the coding sequence ATGATTACCGCCCAAGCCGCGCGCACGGCCGTCCGCGCCTCCTTCGAACGGGTGGTCGCCGATCTTACGGATCTGGTCGCCATCCCCTCCGTCTCCGCGACCGGACACGATCCGACTCAGGTAAGCCGCTCGGCCGAGCATGTTGCCGCCCTGCTGCGGGACGCTGGACTTCAGGCCCGTGTCAGCTCGGTTGCTGGCCCGGGCGGGCCCGGTCGCCCCGCCGTGCTCGCCCACAGGCAGGGCCCGGCCGGAGCCCCCCGGGTGCTGCTGTACGCCCATCACGATGTCCAGCCGGTCGGCGATCCTGGCAAGTGGCGACAGGCCGATCCCTTCACTGCTGAGCGGCGCGGGGAGCGGCTGTACGGGCGGGGCGCGGCGGACGACGGCGCCGGCGTGATCACACATGCGCATGCCTTACGACTGCTCGCCGAGCTGAATGACGGCGAGCTGCCCTGCTCGGTAACCGTGTTCATTGAAGGAGAGGAGGAGGTCGGCTCACCGTCCTTCGAGAACTTCCTGGGCGCCTACCGCGAGCAGCTGGACGCCGATGTAATTGTGGTTGCAGATTCCTCCAATTGGCGGGTGGGGGTGCCGGCGCTGACCACTTCGCTGCGCGGCGTGGTGCAGGTGGACGTGCGCCTTGATGTGCTCGATCACGCTCTGCACTCCGGCCAGTACGGCGGCCCAGTCATCGACGCCGTCACTGCCATGTGCCGTCTGATCGCTACCCTGCACGATGACCGTGGTGACGTTGCGGTTGAAGGGCTCATCTCCCATCCCCTGGCCGCTCCGGGTTCTCCGGAGTACTCCGAGTCCGACTTTCGTGCTGATGCGGGCGTGTTGGACGGTGTTGCGCTTGCCGGCACAGGCGACCTGACCGCCCGGCTGTGGACCAAGCCCGCATTGGCCGTCATCGGCATGGACGTGACTGCCCTACCGGTGGCGGGGAACGTCCTCGCCCCGTCCTGTACTGCGCGCCTGTCCCTGCGCATCGCGCCCGGTCAGGACCCGGCCGCTGCGCTCGCCGCCCTGGAGGCGCACCTGCGGGCGCATATCCCCTTCGGAGCGGTGCTCACCGTCAGTTCCGGCGAGATGGGGCCCGCGTTTGACGGCGCCGCGGATACACCTGCGGGACGCGCCGCCCACTGGGCACTTACGGAGGCTTTCGGCACCGAGGCCGTAAACATTGGCCAGGGCGGCTCGATTCCGTTCATCGCCACCTTGAAGGAGACCTTCCCCGAAGCCCAGGTCTTGGTCACCGGCATCGAGGATCCGGACACCCGCGCCCACAGTGAGGACGAGTCCATGCACCTGGGAGACCTTGAACGCATTGTTACGGCCGAGATCCTGCTGCTGGCCCGGCTCGGCGGCGCTGTTGCCGATTGA
- a CDS encoding DUF3043 domain-containing protein, with protein MSLLEKLPFGKRERADADTASKPTTAVKKSGKGRPTPKRKDAQSRNLHPIVPADRKAAKREARAKRDEAWERQRQAMQTGDDRYLPPRDKGPIKRYIRDYIDARFSLGELFMPLTLLLMIVLIGLSALRPLISYYFMLAIYLFLFVAIGDAVICWRQLRRRLYAKFGSDKVQEQGMIFWYIFSRCFNLRRWRQPVPQVARRQYPD; from the coding sequence GTGAGTCTGTTAGAGAAGCTGCCGTTCGGCAAACGTGAGCGGGCCGACGCCGATACGGCCAGCAAACCGACCACCGCCGTCAAGAAGTCCGGCAAGGGGCGTCCCACCCCCAAGCGCAAAGACGCGCAGTCACGCAACCTGCACCCGATCGTGCCCGCCGACCGTAAGGCCGCCAAGCGTGAAGCGCGCGCCAAGCGGGACGAGGCCTGGGAGCGCCAGCGTCAGGCGATGCAGACCGGTGACGACCGCTACCTGCCGCCCCGTGACAAGGGCCCGATCAAGCGGTACATCCGCGACTACATAGATGCTCGCTTCTCCCTGGGCGAGTTGTTCATGCCACTGACTCTGCTGCTGATGATCGTGTTGATCGGCTTGTCCGCCCTCCGGCCCCTGATCAGCTACTACTTCATGTTGGCTATCTACCTGTTCCTGTTCGTTGCGATCGGCGACGCCGTGATCTGCTGGCGGCAGCTGCGACGCAGGCTGTACGCCAAGTTCGGCAGTGACAAGGTCCAGGAGCAGGGGATGATCTTCTGGTACATCTTCTCCCGCTGCTTCAATCTGCGTCGGTGGCGGCAGCCCGTCCCGCAAGTGGCCCGCAGGCAATATCCAGACTGA
- a CDS encoding aldo/keto reductase family protein produces MVAYRHLGNSGLKITEITYGNWLTHGSQVEADTAIDCVHTALDLGITSFDTADVYANTVAEEVLGQALKGQRRESLEIFTKVYWPVGPKGPNDVGLSRKHIMEGIDGSLRRLGMDYVDLYQAHRYDYATPLEETMQAFADVVRSGKALYIGVSEWTAEQIRSGQELATQMGFRLVSNQPQYSALWRVIEDKVVPTSTELGMGQIVWSPMAEGVLSGKYLPGQQPPAGSRATDEKGGKQMISRWMRDDVLTAVQKLKPIADDAGLSMPQLAIAWVLQHDFVSAALVGASRPEQLKENVKASGVKLGADIMAAIDAALGDVVEHDPSLTRSPEQRPA; encoded by the coding sequence ATGGTCGCATATCGTCATCTCGGCAACTCCGGACTCAAGATCACCGAAATCACTTACGGCAACTGGCTCACCCATGGATCCCAGGTGGAGGCGGACACCGCCATTGACTGCGTGCACACGGCACTGGACCTGGGCATTACCAGCTTCGACACCGCCGATGTGTACGCGAACACAGTCGCAGAGGAGGTTCTGGGACAGGCGCTGAAAGGACAGCGTCGCGAGTCCCTGGAGATCTTCACTAAGGTGTACTGGCCCGTCGGCCCGAAGGGCCCCAATGACGTAGGCCTGTCCCGCAAGCACATCATGGAGGGCATCGACGGCTCGCTGCGCCGCCTGGGCATGGACTACGTCGACCTCTACCAGGCGCACCGCTACGACTATGCCACACCGTTGGAGGAGACCATGCAGGCCTTCGCCGACGTCGTCCGCTCAGGCAAAGCGCTGTACATCGGCGTCTCGGAGTGGACCGCCGAGCAGATCCGCTCCGGTCAGGAGCTCGCCACCCAGATGGGCTTCCGCCTGGTGTCCAACCAGCCGCAGTACTCCGCCCTGTGGCGTGTCATCGAGGACAAGGTGGTGCCCACCTCCACCGAGCTCGGCATGGGCCAGATCGTCTGGTCGCCGATGGCCGAGGGCGTCCTGTCCGGTAAGTACCTGCCCGGGCAACAGCCGCCGGCCGGCTCGCGCGCCACGGACGAGAAGGGAGGCAAGCAGATGATCAGCCGCTGGATGCGCGACGACGTACTCACCGCCGTCCAGAAGCTGAAGCCGATTGCCGACGACGCCGGGCTGTCCATGCCGCAACTGGCCATCGCGTGGGTACTCCAGCACGACTTCGTCTCCGCTGCACTCGTGGGCGCCTCTCGCCCCGAGCAGTTGAAGGAGAACGTAAAAGCATCCGGTGTCAAGCTGGGTGCGGACATCATGGCCGCAATCGATGCGGCTTTGGGCGACGTCGTCGAGCACGATCCGTCCCTGACCCGCTCCCCCGAGCAGCGTCCCGCCTGA
- a CDS encoding quinone-dependent dihydroorotate dehydrogenase gives MLYELLYKTVFNRIDPERIHDVCLEAIEATSKVPLVRDVVRQAFGRRPAFPVPSANQGGPFVRPVPGILGLAAGMDKKGQAVEGMDMLGFGFVEVGTFTARPQPGNDKPRMWRYPTIRAVRNRMGFNNSGADEAAERLRRLRSSARGRSIVVGANIGKTKTTPLDRAADDYAYSAAQVARWVDYLVVNVSSPNTPGLRGLQAVEALRPILAAVREAADDVARRHVPLLVKIAPDLAEDDIDAVADLVLDMKLDGVVATNTTIDHDLGEGGLSGAPLLPRSLQVVRRLRNRLGEGPIIIGVGGISSIMDAELMLDAGADLLQAYTAFIYNGPAWPGRINRALATTPRPLN, from the coding sequence GTGCTGTACGAGCTGCTGTACAAGACCGTCTTCAACCGCATCGACCCGGAACGTATTCACGACGTCTGTCTGGAGGCGATCGAGGCCACCAGCAAGGTGCCGCTCGTGCGCGACGTCGTCCGGCAGGCCTTCGGGCGCCGCCCCGCCTTCCCCGTGCCGTCGGCGAACCAGGGCGGGCCCTTCGTGCGCCCCGTCCCCGGGATCCTCGGACTGGCCGCGGGCATGGACAAGAAGGGGCAGGCCGTGGAGGGCATGGACATGCTCGGCTTCGGCTTCGTGGAGGTGGGCACCTTCACCGCCCGTCCCCAACCCGGCAACGACAAGCCCCGCATGTGGCGCTACCCGACCATCCGCGCCGTCCGCAACCGCATGGGATTCAACAACTCCGGGGCCGACGAGGCCGCCGAGCGGCTGCGGCGACTGCGTTCCAGCGCACGCGGCCGATCGATCGTCGTCGGGGCCAACATCGGCAAGACCAAAACCACACCACTGGACCGGGCCGCCGATGACTACGCCTACTCCGCCGCGCAGGTCGCCCGCTGGGTCGACTACCTGGTCGTCAATGTCTCCAGCCCCAACACCCCCGGCCTGCGCGGCCTGCAAGCCGTCGAGGCGCTGCGCCCGATCCTAGCGGCCGTGCGCGAGGCCGCTGACGACGTCGCCCGCCGCCACGTGCCGCTGCTGGTCAAGATTGCGCCGGACTTGGCCGAGGACGACATCGATGCCGTCGCCGACCTGGTCCTGGACATGAAGCTGGACGGGGTGGTGGCCACCAACACCACTATCGACCACGACCTGGGGGAGGGCGGCCTGTCCGGCGCGCCGCTGCTGCCGCGCTCGCTGCAGGTCGTACGTCGGCTACGCAACCGGCTGGGGGAGGGCCCGATCATCATCGGCGTCGGCGGCATCTCCTCCATCATGGACGCCGAACTGATGCTCGACGCCGGTGCGGATCTGCTGCAGGCCTACACGGCCTTCATCTACAACGGCCCGGCCTGGCCCGGGCGCATCAACCGCGCCCTGGCGACCACCCCGCGTCCCCTGAACTGA
- the ypfJ gene encoding KPN_02809 family neutral zinc metallopeptidase, giving the protein MSFNRNIKLDPNRVQTRSGGRRGAAIGGGSALVVLAVFLFSQMTGMDLTGLLGDQDTAPGTTSSSTIDTSMCTSGEAANQFTQCRMIATAESLDAVWNEQLPAQAGTAYAEPGFVLWDGQSVSTACGSATSAVGPFYCPGDSNVYLDMSFFSDMESTLGAQDTPLAEEYIVAHEFGHHIQNLLGVMDSADRSRSGADSDSVRTELQADCYAGVWVHYAATTPDPDTGTAFLVEPTREEIATAINAAESVGDDHIQQRSRGTVNSDTWTHGSSEQRVRWFTTGMTSGSLEQCNTFAVAGSQL; this is encoded by the coding sequence GTGTCCTTCAACCGTAATATCAAACTCGATCCGAACCGGGTACAGACTCGCTCTGGGGGCCGCCGAGGCGCCGCGATCGGCGGCGGCTCGGCGCTGGTGGTCCTGGCTGTCTTCCTGTTCTCGCAGATGACCGGTATGGACCTCACCGGCCTACTCGGTGATCAGGACACTGCCCCGGGCACAACCTCCTCCTCCACGATCGACACCTCCATGTGCACCAGCGGGGAGGCCGCCAACCAGTTCACCCAGTGCCGCATGATTGCGACCGCCGAGTCGCTCGATGCGGTCTGGAACGAGCAGCTTCCGGCCCAGGCCGGAACCGCTTACGCCGAGCCCGGATTCGTCCTGTGGGACGGGCAGTCGGTGTCGACGGCGTGCGGCTCGGCCACCAGCGCCGTCGGCCCCTTCTACTGTCCGGGCGACTCCAACGTGTACCTGGACATGAGCTTCTTCTCCGACATGGAGTCCACGCTCGGCGCTCAGGACACCCCGCTGGCCGAGGAGTACATCGTCGCCCACGAATTCGGCCACCATATCCAGAACCTGCTTGGCGTCATGGACTCCGCGGATCGCTCCCGTAGTGGCGCCGACTCCGACTCGGTGCGCACCGAGCTGCAGGCCGACTGCTACGCGGGCGTCTGGGTGCATTACGCAGCCACCACTCCCGATCCCGACACCGGCACCGCCTTCCTGGTCGAACCCACCCGGGAGGAGATCGCCACCGCCATCAATGCCGCCGAGTCGGTGGGCGATGACCATATTCAGCAGCGCTCCCGCGGCACCGTCAACTCCGACACCTGGACGCACGGCTCCTCCGAGCAGCGGGTGCGCTGGTTCACCACCGGCATGACCTCCGGTTCCCTGGAGCAGTGCAACACCTTCGCCGTGGCCGGCTCCCAGCTCTGA
- the gap gene encoding type I glyceraldehyde-3-phosphate dehydrogenase, whose product MTVRIGINGFGRIGRTYLRAALANHADVEVVAVNDLTDAATLGVLLEWDSVGGRLEDVHVDGEALMVGGRRIAVFSEPDPAHIPWDSVGADVVIESTGFFTDAAKAAAHLEGGARKVIVSAPAKGNVPTFVLGINDGELDVHAADVFSNGSCTTNSLAPLAQVLNDLVGIETGLMTTVHAYTGDQRLHDAPHRDLRRARAAAESIIPTSSGAASAIGVVIPELEGRLTGAALRVPVPVGSITDLTIVAGRTTSVEEVNAAFREAAENGPLAGYMQYSEAPIVSRDIVGNPHSLIFDAPLTAVVGNEVKVFGWYDNEWGFSNRLVEFSYRIGSQLAA is encoded by the coding sequence ATGACTGTGCGAATCGGAATCAACGGCTTCGGTCGGATCGGCCGCACCTATCTCAGGGCGGCTTTGGCCAACCACGCGGACGTGGAGGTCGTCGCCGTCAACGACCTCACCGACGCCGCCACGCTGGGCGTCCTGCTCGAGTGGGACTCCGTTGGCGGCCGCCTGGAAGACGTGCACGTCGACGGTGAGGCGCTCATGGTGGGCGGCCGACGCATCGCGGTCTTCTCCGAGCCCGATCCCGCCCATATCCCGTGGGACAGCGTGGGTGCCGATGTGGTCATCGAGTCCACCGGATTCTTCACGGACGCAGCCAAGGCCGCCGCCCACCTGGAGGGCGGGGCCAGGAAGGTGATCGTCTCCGCCCCCGCGAAGGGCAACGTTCCCACCTTCGTCCTGGGCATCAATGACGGCGAGCTCGATGTTCACGCCGCCGACGTCTTCTCCAACGGCTCGTGCACCACCAACTCGCTGGCGCCGCTGGCGCAGGTTCTCAACGACCTGGTGGGCATTGAAACCGGACTCATGACCACGGTTCACGCCTACACGGGCGACCAGCGCCTGCACGACGCACCGCACCGCGACCTGCGCCGCGCCCGTGCCGCCGCGGAGTCGATCATCCCGACGTCGTCGGGAGCGGCCAGCGCCATCGGAGTGGTCATTCCCGAACTGGAGGGGCGCCTGACCGGGGCCGCCCTGCGCGTACCGGTTCCCGTCGGCTCAATCACCGACCTGACCATCGTCGCCGGCCGGACCACGTCCGTGGAGGAGGTCAACGCGGCCTTCCGGGAGGCCGCAGAGAACGGCCCGTTGGCCGGGTATATGCAGTACTCCGAGGCGCCCATCGTCTCTCGCGACATCGTCGGCAACCCGCATTCGTTGATATTCGATGCCCCGCTGACCGCGGTCGTCGGCAACGAGGTGAAGGTCTTCGGCTGGTATGACAACGAGTGGGGCTTCTCCAACCGGCTCGTTGAGTTCTCCTACCGGATCGGCTCACAGCTGGCCGCCTGA